One segment of Synechococcus sp. A15-24 DNA contains the following:
- a CDS encoding MFS transporter — protein MRNVTRLRLLASIGAGGVIFMTPLVFHAIAFSASQVGRGLAVSALVGTVVRLLSGALLDRGLRCSWPIRATTLLAISADLMLFQADTFSAYVLGQLLLGIAAGLYWPAIELAVPLNCGDLPSGRGYALVRSADALGIGLGALLGTMAASIGQLRLVYGVEAICMASVLILISVQPLLDERPMPQGTHSESSTRTLDLTWLPPLLPVLVVSVVATGILSLQQSALPLDLVKGGLERPGLSESHSSALIAFQLTLLVLLQWPVGRWLSERSVGFGLSLSLVSFATGCTLIGLSALSASGTGLVMVALLPMAFAQAAFLPTATEAVVEETPPEHRGLAMAMFSQCFALSSIAAPVVGGNLLDQQGHGLTLWIGVAAISLAVLPLVKGLRPRFQGGVQGRTNNLSMLKQGVQAASGSKERPVSSNNW, from the coding sequence CTGCGAAATGTCACCCGTCTCCGGCTGCTGGCCTCGATTGGCGCCGGCGGCGTCATCTTCATGACACCGCTGGTCTTCCATGCCATCGCTTTCTCCGCCAGTCAGGTCGGTCGTGGTCTCGCCGTCTCTGCGTTGGTGGGAACGGTGGTTCGATTGCTCAGTGGCGCCTTGCTTGATCGCGGGTTGCGCTGCTCCTGGCCGATCCGCGCCACAACACTGCTTGCCATCAGTGCAGACCTGATGCTGTTTCAGGCCGACACCTTCAGCGCTTACGTGCTGGGTCAGCTCCTGCTGGGGATCGCAGCAGGTCTGTACTGGCCGGCTATTGAGCTGGCTGTTCCCCTCAACTGCGGCGACCTTCCATCTGGACGTGGCTATGCATTGGTCCGCAGCGCAGATGCCCTCGGAATCGGCCTGGGAGCTTTGCTGGGAACGATGGCCGCCAGCATTGGCCAGTTGCGGCTCGTGTATGGCGTGGAAGCCATCTGCATGGCCAGTGTCCTGATCCTGATCAGCGTTCAACCACTGCTGGATGAACGGCCGATGCCGCAGGGGACGCATTCGGAGTCGTCAACAAGGACGCTGGACTTGACCTGGCTACCCCCCCTGCTGCCGGTTCTGGTGGTGAGTGTTGTGGCGACCGGCATCCTGTCGCTCCAGCAAAGCGCCCTGCCCTTGGACCTCGTCAAAGGAGGCCTTGAACGTCCGGGTCTCAGCGAAAGTCACAGCAGTGCTCTGATCGCTTTCCAGCTGACACTTCTGGTGTTGCTGCAGTGGCCGGTGGGGCGCTGGCTGTCGGAACGCAGTGTGGGCTTCGGCCTCAGCCTCAGCCTCGTGTCGTTCGCGACCGGTTGCACCCTGATTGGATTGTCAGCCTTGAGCGCCTCGGGGACTGGACTGGTCATGGTGGCCCTGCTGCCGATGGCCTTTGCCCAGGCGGCGTTCCTTCCAACGGCAACGGAAGCCGTTGTGGAGGAAACCCCGCCAGAGCATCGCGGTTTAGCGATGGCGATGTTCTCGCAATGCTTCGCCCTCAGCTCCATTGCAGCACCAGTTGTGGGAGGCAACCTTCTTGACCAACAGGGCCATGGACTGACGCTCTGGATTGGCGTCGCCGCGATCAGCCTGGCCGTTCTTCCATTGGTGAAGGGTTTAAGACCCCGTTTCCAAGGGGGCGTTCAGGGCCGGACGAACAACCTGTCGATGCTGAAACAGGGAGTCCAGGCTGCATCTGGATCCAAGGAACGCCCTGTCTCATCCAACAACTGGTAG